The following proteins are encoded in a genomic region of Musa acuminata AAA Group cultivar baxijiao chromosome BXJ2-11, Cavendish_Baxijiao_AAA, whole genome shotgun sequence:
- the LOC135627810 gene encoding villin-2-like isoform X2, with protein sequence MSSSTKSLDPAFQGAGQKVGTEIWRIENFQPVPLPKSDYGKFYSGDSYIILQTTSGKGGYGYDTHFWIGKDSSQDEAGTAAIKTVELDAVLGGRAVQHRELQGFESDKFLSYFKPCIIPLEGGFTSGFKKPEEQKFETRLYICRGKRVAKIKQVPFARTSLNHDDVFILDTEKKIYQFNGANSNVQERAKALEVIQHLKDKYHDGTCDVAIIDDGKLQAESDSGEFWVLFGGFAPIGKKVFTEDDLVLETAPVKIYSITGGQLKLEEDNPSKALLENNKCYLLDCGAEIFVWVGRVTQVDDRKAASKAAEDFIIDQNRPKMTRITQVIQGYETQSFKSNFESWPVGTGTGTGTSSGDEARGKVAALLKQQGVDVKGAPKGSLVSEEIPPLIEGNEKIEVWLINGSAKTPIPKEEIGKFYSGDCYIVLCTYRAGEKKEEYYLCCWIGKDSIQDDRVMSTRLCNSIWNSLKGRPVQGRVFQGKEPPQFIALFQPMVVLKGGICSGFKKFLADKNLNDETYTSDSIALIQVSGTSVHNNKAVQVDAVAASLSSNDCFLLQSGSSLFAWNGNSSTTQQQQWAARVAEFLKPGVALKHTKEGTESSAFWFALGGKQSYTSKKVIQDIVSDPHLYTISYVKGNLEFTEVFNFSQDDLLTEDMLILDTHSEVFVWVGQYVDSKEKQKAFHIGQKYVDLAVSLEGLSSDVPIYVVIEGYEPCFFTTYFSWNSAKAIAQGNSFQKKLSLIFGPVMHASESNKPNNVNHNGPTQRASALAALSSAFNPSSSSLPQSNNKPNNVNHGGPTQRATALAALTSAFNPSSSSLPQSNYKANDVNHDGPTQRASALAALSSAFNPTSSTKTLVPKPSGPRQGSQRAAAVAALSSVLTAEHKSADSDTSTARISRSPSPGPRVAVTVPLRTQSVDSGLENLLESSAGKETIELDGYQSENNVLDTEATEDSNKGEPGGECTYSYEQLRATSSNPVRGIDYKRREVYLSDAEFQTVFGMTKELFYQQPQWKQDVQKRKKELF encoded by the exons ATGTCTAGTTCTACAAAATCTCTTGATCCTGCATTCCAAGGAGCTGGTCAGAAAGT AGGGACGGAGATATGGCGGATTGAGAACTTCCAGCCTGTACCTCTACCAAAATCCGATTATGGCAAGTTCTACTCAGGAGATTCATATATAATTTTGCAG ACAACTTCTGGCAAAGGTGGTTATGGATATGACACCCACTTTTGGATTGGAAAAGATTCAAGCCAA GATGAAGCTGGAACTGCAGCAATCAAAACAGTTGAACTTGATGCAGTCCTTGGAGGGCGTGCTGTCCAACACAGGGAACTTCAAGGGTTCGAATCAGACAagtttttatcatattttaaacCATGCATTATTCCTCTTGAAGGAGGTTTTACCTCAGGATTCAAAAAGCCTGAAGAACAAAAGTTTGAAACGCGACTATATATTTGTAGAGGAAAACGTGTTGCCAAAATTAAGCAG GTTCCTTTTGCTCGCACATCTTTGAATCATGATGATGTGTTTATACTGGATACTGAGAAGAAAATATATCAATTTAATGGTGCTAATTCCAATGTTCAAGAAAGAGCTAAGGCCCTGGAAGTAATTCAACATTTGAAAGACAAGTATCATGACGGAACATGTGATGTTGCAATTATTG ATGATGGAAAGCTACAAGCAGAGTCAGACTCTGGTGAATTCTGGGTGCTCTTTGGTGGCTTTGCACCCATTGGCAAAAAGGTTTTCACTGAAGATGACCTTGTTCTGGAAACTGCTCCTGTGAAAATTTATAG TATAACTGGTGGCCAGTTGAAGTTGGAAGAAGACAATCCTTCTAAAGCACTTTTGGAGAACAATAAATGCTATTTACTGGATTGTGgagctgaaatatttgtttgggtTGGTCGGGTAACTCAGGTTGATGACAGAAAAGCTGCAAGTAAAGCTGCTGAG GACTTCATCATTGATCAAAATAGACCAAAGATGACACGCATAACTCAAGTTATTCAAGGTTATGAGACACAATCATTTAAATCCAACTTTGAGTCATGGCCAGTGGGTACAGGAACAGGAACTGGAACCTCTAGTGGAGATGAGGCTAGGGGAAAAGTAGCAG CTTTGTTAAAGCAGCAGGGTGTTGATGTGAAGGGAGCACCAAAAGGTTCACTTGTAAGTGAGGAAATTCCCCCACTAATTGAAGGGAATGAAAAAATTGAG GTTTGGCTCATCAATGGCAGCGCAAAGACCCCAATTCCTAAGGAAGAGATTGGTAAGTTCTACAGTGGAGATTGTTACATTGTGCTTTGTACTTATCGTGCTggtgagaagaaagaagaatactACTTATGCTGCTGGATCGGGAAAGACAGTATTCAG GATGATCGTGTGATGTCTACTCGGTTGTGTAATTCAATTTGGAACTCTTTGAAAGGAAGACCTGTGCAG GGCCGTGTCTTTCAAGGCAAAGAGCCACCACAGTTTATTGCACTCTTTCAGCCTATGGTTGTCCTGAAG GGTGGAATCTGCTCTGGATTCAAAAAGTTTCTAGCCGACAAGAACCTGAATGATGAAACTTATACCTCAGATAGCATTGCACTAATTCAAGTATCTGGTACATCAGTCCATAACAACAAAGCAGTTCAAGTTGATGCG GTGGCAGCATCTTTAAGCTCCAACGATTGTTTTCTTTTGCAATCTGGGAGTTCTCTATTTGCTTGGAATGGAAACTCAagtactactcaacaacagcaatGGGCTGCAAGAGTCGCAGAATTTTTGAAG CCGGGTGTTGCACTGAAGCACACCAAGGAGGGAACGGAGAGCTCGGCTTTCTGGTTTGCTCTTGGTGGAAAACAAAGCTATACTAGCAAAAAGGTCATTCAAGATATTGTTAGTGATCCTCACCTGTACACCATCTCATATGTTAAAG GAAACCTTGAG TTCACTGAAGTTTTCAATTTTTCTCAAGATGATTTACTGACTGAGGACATGTTGATACTTGACACCCATTCTGAGGTCTTTGTTTGGGTTGGTCAGTATGTGGATTCCAAGGAGAAACAAAAGGCATTTCATATTGGACAG AAATATGTTGACCTTGCAGTATCACTAGAAGGTTTATCCTCTGATGTGCCGATTTATGTAGTCATAGAAGGTTATGAACCATGTTTCTTCACGACATACTTCTCTTGGAATAGTGCAAAGGCAATT GCTCAAGGAAATTCTTTCCAGAAGAAACTTTCACTTATTTTTGGTCCAGTGATGCATGCTTCAGAG TCTAACAAGCCTAATAATGTGAATCATAATGGACCAACACAAAGAGCATCAGCTTTAGCAGCCCTCTCCTCTGCATTCAATCCATCTTCAAGCAGTTTGCCGCAGTCAAACAACAAGCCTAATAATGTGAATCATGGTGGACCCACTCAGCGAGCTACAGCTTTAGCAGCCCTCACTTCCGCATTCAATCCATCTTCAAGCAGTTTGCCACAATCAAACTACAAGGCTAATGATGTGAATCACGATGGACCCACTCAAAGAGCATCAGCTTTAGCAGCCCTATCCTCCGCATTCAATCCAACTTCAAGCACCAAAACTTTAGTTCCAAAGCCATCAGGTCCAAGACAAGGGTCACAGCGAGCAGCTGCAGTTGCTGCACTATCTTCCGTTTTGACTGCTGAACACAAAAGCGCTGATTCTGATACTTCTACTGCAAGAATCAGCAGAAGCCCTTCTCCAGGCCCAAGAGTGGCTGTCACTG TTCCTTTGAGAACTCAAAGTGTGGACTCGGGGTTGGAAAATCTTCTGGAGTCTTCTGCAGGAAAGGAAACCATCGAACTAGACGGTTATCAATCAGAGAACAATGTTCTTGATACAGAGGCAACAGAAGATTCGAATAAAGGTGAACCAGGTGGTGAATGTACATATAGTTACGAGCAGCTGAGAGCCACGTCCAGCAATCCTGTCAGAGGAATCGATTATAAACGGAGAGAG GTTTACTTATCTGATGCCGAGTTCCAAACCGTTTTCGGTATGACTAAAGAATTATTTTATCAACAACCTCAGTGGAAGCAGGACGTTCAGAAAAGAAAGAAGGAACTCTTCTAA
- the LOC135627810 gene encoding villin-2-like isoform X1, with protein MSSSTKSLDPAFQGAGQKVGTEIWRIENFQPVPLPKSDYGKFYSGDSYIILQTTSGKGGYGYDTHFWIGKDSSQDEAGTAAIKTVELDAVLGGRAVQHRELQGFESDKFLSYFKPCIIPLEGGFTSGFKKPEEQKFETRLYICRGKRVAKIKQVPFARTSLNHDDVFILDTEKKIYQFNGANSNVQERAKALEVIQHLKDKYHDGTCDVAIIDDGKLQAESDSGEFWVLFGGFAPIGKKVFTEDDLVLETAPVKIYSITGGQLKLEEDNPSKALLENNKCYLLDCGAEIFVWVGRVTQVDDRKAASKAAEDFIIDQNRPKMTRITQVIQGYETQSFKSNFESWPVGTGTGTGTSSGDEARGKVAALLKQQGVDVKGAPKGSLVSEEIPPLIEGNEKIEVWLINGSAKTPIPKEEIGKFYSGDCYIVLCTYRAGEKKEEYYLCCWIGKDSIQDDRVMSTRLCNSIWNSLKGRPVQGRVFQGKEPPQFIALFQPMVVLKGGICSGFKKFLADKNLNDETYTSDSIALIQVSGTSVHNNKAVQVDAVAASLSSNDCFLLQSGSSLFAWNGNSSTTQQQQWAARVAEFLKPGVALKHTKEGTESSAFWFALGGKQSYTSKKVIQDIVSDPHLYTISYVKGWSHFLSEAYFVFPCVAFDIIIYMWIYIFIAESDVFILFI; from the exons ATGTCTAGTTCTACAAAATCTCTTGATCCTGCATTCCAAGGAGCTGGTCAGAAAGT AGGGACGGAGATATGGCGGATTGAGAACTTCCAGCCTGTACCTCTACCAAAATCCGATTATGGCAAGTTCTACTCAGGAGATTCATATATAATTTTGCAG ACAACTTCTGGCAAAGGTGGTTATGGATATGACACCCACTTTTGGATTGGAAAAGATTCAAGCCAA GATGAAGCTGGAACTGCAGCAATCAAAACAGTTGAACTTGATGCAGTCCTTGGAGGGCGTGCTGTCCAACACAGGGAACTTCAAGGGTTCGAATCAGACAagtttttatcatattttaaacCATGCATTATTCCTCTTGAAGGAGGTTTTACCTCAGGATTCAAAAAGCCTGAAGAACAAAAGTTTGAAACGCGACTATATATTTGTAGAGGAAAACGTGTTGCCAAAATTAAGCAG GTTCCTTTTGCTCGCACATCTTTGAATCATGATGATGTGTTTATACTGGATACTGAGAAGAAAATATATCAATTTAATGGTGCTAATTCCAATGTTCAAGAAAGAGCTAAGGCCCTGGAAGTAATTCAACATTTGAAAGACAAGTATCATGACGGAACATGTGATGTTGCAATTATTG ATGATGGAAAGCTACAAGCAGAGTCAGACTCTGGTGAATTCTGGGTGCTCTTTGGTGGCTTTGCACCCATTGGCAAAAAGGTTTTCACTGAAGATGACCTTGTTCTGGAAACTGCTCCTGTGAAAATTTATAG TATAACTGGTGGCCAGTTGAAGTTGGAAGAAGACAATCCTTCTAAAGCACTTTTGGAGAACAATAAATGCTATTTACTGGATTGTGgagctgaaatatttgtttgggtTGGTCGGGTAACTCAGGTTGATGACAGAAAAGCTGCAAGTAAAGCTGCTGAG GACTTCATCATTGATCAAAATAGACCAAAGATGACACGCATAACTCAAGTTATTCAAGGTTATGAGACACAATCATTTAAATCCAACTTTGAGTCATGGCCAGTGGGTACAGGAACAGGAACTGGAACCTCTAGTGGAGATGAGGCTAGGGGAAAAGTAGCAG CTTTGTTAAAGCAGCAGGGTGTTGATGTGAAGGGAGCACCAAAAGGTTCACTTGTAAGTGAGGAAATTCCCCCACTAATTGAAGGGAATGAAAAAATTGAG GTTTGGCTCATCAATGGCAGCGCAAAGACCCCAATTCCTAAGGAAGAGATTGGTAAGTTCTACAGTGGAGATTGTTACATTGTGCTTTGTACTTATCGTGCTggtgagaagaaagaagaatactACTTATGCTGCTGGATCGGGAAAGACAGTATTCAG GATGATCGTGTGATGTCTACTCGGTTGTGTAATTCAATTTGGAACTCTTTGAAAGGAAGACCTGTGCAG GGCCGTGTCTTTCAAGGCAAAGAGCCACCACAGTTTATTGCACTCTTTCAGCCTATGGTTGTCCTGAAG GGTGGAATCTGCTCTGGATTCAAAAAGTTTCTAGCCGACAAGAACCTGAATGATGAAACTTATACCTCAGATAGCATTGCACTAATTCAAGTATCTGGTACATCAGTCCATAACAACAAAGCAGTTCAAGTTGATGCG GTGGCAGCATCTTTAAGCTCCAACGATTGTTTTCTTTTGCAATCTGGGAGTTCTCTATTTGCTTGGAATGGAAACTCAagtactactcaacaacagcaatGGGCTGCAAGAGTCGCAGAATTTTTGAAG CCGGGTGTTGCACTGAAGCACACCAAGGAGGGAACGGAGAGCTCGGCTTTCTGGTTTGCTCTTGGTGGAAAACAAAGCTATACTAGCAAAAAGGTCATTCAAGATATTGTTAGTGATCCTCACCTGTACACCATCTCATATGTTAAAGGTTGGTCTCATTTTCTAAGTGAAGCCTATTTTGTTTTCCCTTGTGTTGCTTTTGATATAATCATATACATGTGGATCTACATCTTCATTGCTGAATCTGATGTCTTCATAttgttcatatga